A genomic segment from Leptolyngbya boryana PCC 6306 encodes:
- a CDS encoding phosphoribosylanthranilate isomerase — MKLQVKICGITQTDQAIAIENAGATAIGFICVPGTPRYIAPEQIRLITQQLNVERVGVFLNADIDTIRETVEISNLNVVQLHGKESPEFCQALRSLNVKLIKALRIRSQEDLAQAQNYHAHVDVLLLDAYHPQQAGGTGLTIDWTMLKEFNPTCEWWLAGGLNPENILEALALVTPHGIDLSSGLENAPGDKNLERVHQLFTCLKSYQNEGW, encoded by the coding sequence ATGAAATTACAAGTCAAAATTTGTGGAATTACCCAAACCGATCAAGCGATCGCTATTGAAAACGCAGGTGCAACTGCGATCGGGTTTATCTGTGTTCCGGGCACACCTCGCTACATCGCTCCGGAACAAATTCGATTGATTACTCAGCAGTTAAATGTCGAACGAGTGGGTGTGTTTCTCAATGCGGATATCGATACTATTCGCGAAACCGTTGAGATTTCAAATCTCAACGTCGTTCAACTGCATGGCAAAGAATCCCCAGAGTTTTGTCAAGCCCTGCGATCGCTCAACGTCAAATTAATCAAGGCATTGCGGATACGATCGCAAGAAGATCTCGCACAAGCTCAGAACTATCACGCTCATGTGGATGTGCTACTCCTTGATGCTTACCATCCACAGCAAGCAGGCGGCACTGGATTAACGATCGACTGGACAATGCTCAAAGAATTCAATCCCACCTGTGAATGGTGGTTAGCAGGCGGATTGAACCCGGAAAATATTTTAGAAGCCCTTGCCTTAGTTACCCCGCATGGCATTGATCTTTCCAGCGGATTAGAAAACGCCCCAGGTGATAAAAACCTAGAGCGTGTCCATCAACTATTCACTTGCTTGAAGAGTTACCAGAATGAAGGCTGGTGA
- a CDS encoding response regulator transcription factor translates to MQILIAEDEPRIAAFIEKGLRANGFTTTIASTASDVLNLAVKSDFDLLILDLGLPEKDGLEVLEELRGQGCQIPIVILTARDDIQDKIAGLEGGADDYMTKPFRFEELLVRVKLRLRGHTNTAAPEETILSAGNAVLNLRTRKVQVGSKMIELPAREFTLAEMFFRHPGQVLSRQQLLDRVWGYDYDPGSNILDVYVGYLRKKLGGELFETVRGVGYRLRA, encoded by the coding sequence ATGCAGATTTTAATTGCAGAAGATGAACCGAGAATTGCAGCATTCATTGAAAAAGGCTTACGTGCGAATGGATTTACCACGACGATCGCATCCACAGCAAGCGATGTGCTGAACTTGGCAGTCAAGAGCGACTTTGATCTGTTGATTCTGGATTTAGGATTGCCCGAAAAAGACGGGCTAGAAGTGTTAGAAGAACTGCGCGGACAAGGCTGTCAGATCCCGATTGTGATCCTCACGGCACGAGACGATATTCAGGACAAAATTGCAGGCTTAGAAGGTGGGGCAGATGACTATATGACGAAGCCCTTCCGGTTTGAAGAACTGCTAGTCCGGGTAAAGCTGAGACTGCGGGGACACACGAACACCGCAGCGCCAGAGGAGACCATTCTGAGTGCCGGAAATGCTGTTCTAAATTTGCGAACGCGCAAAGTGCAGGTGGGTAGCAAAATGATTGAATTACCCGCGCGTGAGTTCACGTTAGCTGAGATGTTCTTTCGGCATCCCGGTCAGGTGTTAAGCCGCCAGCAATTACTCGATCGTGTTTGGGGCTATGACTACGATCCTGGTTCCAATATCTTAGATGTGTATGTGGGTTATTTGCGAAAAAAGCTTGGGGGCGAGTTGTTTGAAACCGTTCGAGGTGTGGGCTATCGCTTGCGTGCCTAA
- a CDS encoding glycosyltransferase family protein: MTSHAWSQFSQRSVPLRIALYSHDTMGLGHKRRNLLIAQTLAQSLPQASILLISGMEEGHSTSLPPNIDYLSLPALHKDGEGQYQPRRLEMPLQALIAMRSQVIQAALKAFAPDLLIVDNVPRGAVRELNPTLEYLRSQGQTRMVLGLRDVLDEPRIVQREWQRASNEEAIARYYDAVWVYGDPAVFDLTQEYRFSRTVANKICYVGYFDQRQRLQYLASPETVINDLGLPGGKLALCLVGGGQDGAALAQHFAQATFPPDTNGVILTGPFMSASDRQLLQTYAATHPRLRIVEYLEEPTQLLQQADSVVSMGGYNTTCELLSFGKRSLIVPRVKPRLEQWIRAKRLQDLGWIDVLHPDHLSPTALTDWLAHQPTTPATSRSPIDLNGLNRLPEFVMAVLTQSALPASAYCAS, from the coding sequence ATGACATCACATGCTTGGTCACAGTTTTCTCAGCGATCCGTTCCACTCCGCATTGCGCTTTACTCCCATGACACGATGGGACTCGGGCACAAGCGCCGCAATTTGCTGATTGCTCAGACACTGGCTCAATCACTCCCGCAAGCCTCGATTCTCCTGATCAGTGGAATGGAAGAAGGGCACAGTACCAGTCTCCCACCGAATATCGATTATTTGTCATTGCCTGCTTTGCACAAGGATGGCGAAGGACAGTACCAACCCCGCCGTTTAGAGATGCCGCTGCAAGCCTTAATTGCAATGCGATCGCAGGTGATTCAAGCCGCGCTCAAAGCCTTTGCGCCGGATTTGTTGATTGTGGATAACGTGCCACGCGGAGCGGTGCGAGAACTCAATCCGACCCTAGAGTACTTGCGATCTCAGGGTCAAACCCGCATGGTGTTAGGACTACGGGATGTGTTGGATGAGCCGAGGATCGTCCAACGAGAATGGCAGCGTGCCTCAAACGAAGAAGCGATCGCGCGATATTATGATGCTGTTTGGGTTTACGGTGATCCAGCCGTATTTGATCTCACCCAGGAATATCGTTTTTCGCGAACGGTTGCCAATAAAATTTGCTACGTGGGTTATTTCGATCAGCGGCAGCGCTTGCAGTATCTTGCATCACCCGAAACGGTTATCAATGATCTGGGTTTGCCAGGGGGAAAATTAGCGCTCTGTTTGGTGGGGGGCGGACAGGATGGTGCAGCATTGGCGCAGCACTTCGCTCAAGCAACTTTTCCGCCGGATACAAATGGCGTGATTTTAACAGGTCCGTTTATGTCAGCTAGCGATCGACAACTTCTCCAAACGTACGCGGCAACTCATCCTCGTTTACGGATCGTAGAGTATCTCGAAGAACCCACTCAACTATTGCAGCAGGCGGATTCTGTCGTTTCGATGGGCGGCTATAATACGACCTGCGAATTGCTGTCGTTTGGCAAGCGATCTCTGATTGTGCCGCGCGTCAAGCCCCGATTGGAACAATGGATTCGAGCAAAACGGTTACAAGACCTAGGTTGGATTGATGTGTTGCATCCAGATCATCTCAGTCCAACAGCCCTGACCGATTGGTTAGCGCATCAGCCGACAACACCCGCAACATCGCGATCGCCGATTGATCTCAATGGCTTAAATCGGTTGCCCGAATTCGTGATGGCTGTCTTAACCCAATCAGCATTGCCCGCATCTGCTTATTGTGCCTCATAG
- a CDS encoding sensor histidine kinase, with amino-acid sequence MKRLNLENQAAKLLKIDKAMEFKGSSTSDSTKRRVPTVISKNPHSTIRQFLGQKLFWAARTRILFWYTAILLFIFLVSIPAFRYLLAIAIDQRVSQDVSEKIEVFKNLLEGELLDEHNVEVDDPELIKNDKRFQTPYSKEELIDFFDAYLARQIVEDDIFLLTFVEGRFYQSSPRARPTIFKSDSALMKQWKQQTTATQGRFSINDPKSGDVVYMLEPVKVRGQTLGVLVIAHTTRGEEAETIEAVGVVVRVVAALLLLALLLAWLASEQVLSPLQSLSYATRRISESDLNQRLEVQGTGQIADLAHSFNAMMDRLEASFISQRNLINDAGHELRTPITIIQGHLELISDDPIEQQETLAVVRDELDRMTRLVNDLILLAKSERPDFLQVEPVDLDGFTEELFSKAQALAERNWALEGNATGIAMFDRQRMTQAIMNLAQNATQFTQARDTITLGLAIAQGDVHFWVRDTGEGIALSDQTRIFNRFARAANSRRRSEGSGLGLSIVKSIAEAHGGEVTVRSQPGQGATFAIVIPLQIEEK; translated from the coding sequence GTGAAACGATTGAATCTTGAGAACCAAGCTGCCAAGCTCCTCAAAATCGATAAAGCTATGGAATTTAAAGGCTCCTCTACGTCTGACTCAACGAAGCGACGAGTCCCGACAGTGATATCGAAGAATCCTCACTCGACCATCAGGCAATTTTTGGGGCAAAAACTGTTTTGGGCTGCCCGGACTCGCATCTTGTTTTGGTACACCGCGATCCTGCTATTTATTTTTTTAGTTTCGATTCCCGCCTTTCGCTATCTTCTGGCGATCGCAATTGATCAACGGGTCAGCCAGGACGTGAGTGAAAAAATTGAGGTCTTCAAAAATTTGCTAGAGGGGGAACTGTTGGATGAGCATAACGTCGAAGTAGACGACCCAGAGCTAATTAAGAACGACAAGCGGTTTCAAACTCCTTATTCCAAAGAAGAGTTAATTGATTTTTTTGATGCGTACTTAGCACGGCAAATTGTAGAAGATGATATCTTCCTGCTCACGTTTGTGGAGGGGAGATTTTACCAATCAAGCCCTAGGGCTAGACCCACTATTTTCAAAAGTGATTCCGCGCTCATGAAACAGTGGAAACAACAGACGACAGCGACGCAAGGAAGATTCTCGATCAATGATCCCAAGAGCGGAGACGTTGTTTATATGCTTGAACCTGTAAAGGTGCGAGGTCAAACTCTGGGAGTACTGGTTATTGCTCATACAACTCGTGGAGAGGAGGCAGAGACCATTGAGGCGGTGGGTGTCGTGGTTAGGGTCGTTGCGGCATTGCTTCTACTAGCATTGCTGCTCGCGTGGTTAGCATCAGAGCAAGTCTTATCGCCCCTACAGTCGTTGAGTTATGCCACTCGCAGAATTAGCGAATCCGATCTAAATCAGCGCTTAGAAGTGCAAGGTACAGGACAAATTGCAGACTTAGCACATTCGTTTAATGCCATGATGGATCGGCTAGAGGCATCCTTTATCAGTCAGCGCAACCTGATTAATGATGCGGGGCACGAACTCCGTACTCCGATCACGATCATCCAAGGGCATTTGGAACTCATCAGCGACGATCCAATCGAACAGCAGGAAACGCTGGCAGTGGTGAGAGACGAATTGGATCGAATGACGCGACTGGTGAATGATTTAATTCTGTTAGCCAAATCAGAGCGTCCGGATTTCTTGCAGGTTGAGCCAGTTGATCTAGATGGGTTTACTGAAGAACTCTTCTCAAAAGCACAGGCATTGGCGGAACGCAACTGGGCGCTAGAAGGCAATGCGACAGGGATAGCGATGTTCGATCGCCAGCGCATGACGCAGGCAATCATGAATCTGGCACAAAACGCAACGCAGTTTACACAAGCGCGTGACACGATTACTCTCGGTTTAGCGATCGCGCAAGGGGATGTGCACTTCTGGGTACGCGATACTGGCGAAGGCATTGCTTTGAGCGATCAAACCCGGATTTTCAATCGTTTCGCCCGTGCTGCGAACAGTCGGCGGCGCTCGGAAGGATCTGGACTAGGATTATCTATTGTCAAATCGATCGCCGAAGCGCACGGTGGCGAAGTCACGGTTCGGAGCCAACCGGGGCAAGGGGCAACCTTTGCGATCGTCATTCCCCTTCAAATCGAGGAGAAGTAA
- a CDS encoding glycosyltransferase family 4 protein yields MNTCRSVPDSAKVAYVLKRYPRYSETFVVSEILAHEAAGLDLQIFALYPPLDGHFQDIIAQVRSRVTYLFAYDLTGIALWTQFNDASRILPNFWQKLEVAQAEEVNHVYRAVQLACIVRQQGFTHLHAHFATSATIVARLASYFAEIPYSFTTHAKDIFHNSVIPTKYQQLLNDADAVVTVSDYNLNYLQQTYGSAASRVQRIYNGLDLQRFLFAAPYPRNPKILAVGRLIEKKGFAVLIEACKILVDRRISFTCDIIGTGEEEANLQRQILQSGVQDQVKLLGPRPQGELVQHVQSAAMLVAPCVVGRDSNQDGLPTVLLEAMALGTPCISTDVAGIPEVVRHEKTGLSVPQHDAISLADAIAHLLQNSKFGVQLATQARQLIEQEFDIHRNAAQLRTLFRAAISVNPIVT; encoded by the coding sequence ATGAATACTTGCCGTTCTGTTCCCGATTCTGCAAAAGTCGCATATGTCTTGAAGCGCTACCCGCGCTATTCTGAAACCTTTGTTGTTTCGGAGATTCTCGCCCATGAAGCGGCTGGATTAGACTTACAAATTTTTGCACTCTATCCACCCTTGGATGGGCATTTTCAAGACATTATTGCTCAAGTGCGATCGCGGGTCACTTACCTGTTTGCATACGATCTAACAGGCATTGCTTTGTGGACTCAGTTCAACGATGCGAGTAGAATCCTACCGAATTTTTGGCAAAAACTAGAAGTTGCTCAGGCAGAAGAGGTCAATCATGTTTACAGAGCGGTGCAGCTTGCCTGCATCGTTCGGCAACAAGGCTTTACGCATCTACACGCACATTTTGCGACCTCTGCCACGATCGTGGCGCGATTAGCAAGTTACTTTGCCGAAATTCCTTACTCTTTCACGACTCATGCGAAAGATATCTTTCACAACAGTGTGATTCCCACCAAGTATCAGCAACTCTTGAACGATGCTGATGCTGTCGTGACAGTGAGTGATTACAACCTCAACTATCTTCAGCAAACCTACGGTTCTGCTGCAAGCCGAGTGCAGCGAATTTACAATGGACTCGATTTACAGCGCTTTCTGTTTGCGGCTCCCTACCCGCGCAACCCTAAGATTCTGGCAGTCGGACGCTTGATCGAGAAAAAGGGATTTGCAGTACTGATTGAGGCGTGCAAAATTCTCGTCGATCGCCGGATCTCCTTTACCTGCGACATTATCGGCACAGGCGAAGAAGAAGCGAATTTACAGCGTCAAATTCTCCAGTCCGGGGTGCAAGACCAAGTTAAACTCTTAGGCCCACGTCCGCAAGGTGAACTAGTGCAGCACGTGCAATCCGCAGCGATGTTAGTGGCTCCCTGTGTCGTTGGCAGGGATAGTAATCAAGATGGTTTACCGACTGTGTTACTCGAAGCAATGGCACTGGGTACGCCTTGCATTTCCACGGATGTGGCAGGAATTCCAGAAGTAGTGCGTCACGAAAAGACCGGATTAAGCGTTCCCCAGCATGACGCGATCTCGCTTGCGGATGCGATCGCGCATTTGCTACAAAACTCGAAATTCGGGGTGCAACTTGCGACACAAGCGAGACAACTGATTGAGCAAGAATTTGATATTCATCGCAATGCGGCTCAGTTACGAACCTTGTTTCGAGCCGCGATCTCAGTAAATCCGATTGTGACGTAG
- a CDS encoding ABC transporter ATP-binding protein: protein MNPAQQLQVVIPGIGRILKRFSPYIRKQQSLITLSMLALFGEIALRLLEPLPLKFIFDELFVQQAGGAVLHPVPLIGALDTRSLLLLCAIAIVALAGIRGIAAYWSTVGFALAGNRVLTEIRSVLYTHLQTLSLSFYSRTRSGDLTLRVISDVAVLQEVVVTALLPLLANCLILLGMVGVMFWLNAQLAILGLTLLPIFWFSTFRLTQRIRAVSKQQRQREGSMAATAAESIGAIKLVQALSLQDKFTTVFTHQNQKSLKEGVKAKRLSAQLERTVEVLLATATALVLWRGAELVLRNALTPGDLLVFLTYLKNAFKPVRDFAKYIGRLAKASAAGDRILDLLDQAPDIYDLPEAKPAPRLAGAVQFDNVSFAYEPGYSVLQDISFTVKPGQRVAIVGYSGSGKSTLTTLLLRLYEPDQGTILIDNQDIRRYTLESLRTQMSVVLQDSLLFAASVWDNIAYGASTATEADVIAAAKLANAHEFILNLPQGYDTILGERGVTLSGGQRQRLSIARAAIRQAPILILDEPTTGLDKANEQEVIDALERLSVGRTTFLIVHDLELAARADFIFYMERGRLVERGTHEALMQLNDRYAALYRLQATERQYAAASNLECSI, encoded by the coding sequence ATGAATCCTGCTCAACAGCTTCAAGTGGTGATTCCGGGCATCGGGCGAATCCTGAAACGGTTTTCGCCTTACATTCGCAAGCAGCAATCTTTGATCACACTCTCGATGCTGGCATTGTTTGGCGAAATTGCGCTGCGATTGCTAGAACCATTGCCGCTCAAGTTCATTTTTGATGAGCTTTTTGTTCAACAAGCAGGTGGAGCCGTTTTGCATCCTGTGCCGTTGATTGGGGCTTTAGATACGCGATCGCTGTTGTTGCTTTGCGCGATCGCAATCGTGGCACTCGCTGGAATAAGAGGTATCGCTGCCTATTGGAGCACGGTGGGATTTGCATTAGCAGGAAATCGGGTGCTCACTGAAATTCGCAGTGTGCTTTATACCCATTTGCAAACGCTCTCTTTATCGTTCTACAGTCGTACGCGCAGTGGAGACTTAACCCTTCGGGTGATCAGTGATGTAGCGGTGCTTCAAGAGGTCGTTGTTACGGCATTGCTGCCCCTACTCGCGAACTGCCTGATTCTTTTAGGCATGGTGGGTGTAATGTTTTGGCTGAATGCACAACTCGCGATACTAGGGCTAACCTTATTGCCAATCTTCTGGTTTTCTACCTTTCGGCTTACCCAACGCATTCGTGCTGTCTCCAAACAGCAGCGGCAACGAGAAGGATCGATGGCAGCGACCGCCGCCGAGTCCATCGGAGCCATCAAATTAGTTCAAGCATTATCGTTACAAGATAAATTTACGACAGTCTTCACGCATCAAAATCAGAAAAGCTTGAAAGAAGGTGTGAAGGCAAAGCGCTTATCGGCTCAGCTAGAACGTACGGTAGAAGTGCTTCTGGCGACAGCAACCGCGCTTGTGCTATGGCGTGGAGCAGAATTAGTATTGAGGAACGCGCTGACTCCGGGAGATCTGCTTGTATTTCTCACTTATCTGAAAAATGCCTTTAAGCCCGTGCGCGACTTTGCCAAGTATATTGGACGATTGGCAAAAGCTTCTGCCGCTGGCGATCGCATTCTCGATCTGCTGGATCAAGCCCCAGACATCTACGACTTGCCCGAAGCAAAACCAGCCCCTCGATTGGCTGGAGCCGTTCAGTTTGACAACGTGAGCTTTGCGTATGAGCCAGGCTATTCGGTTCTACAAGACATTAGTTTTACAGTGAAACCGGGGCAGCGCGTTGCAATTGTAGGCTATTCTGGCAGTGGCAAATCGACGTTAACAACATTATTACTACGCCTCTACGAACCGGATCAAGGCACAATTTTGATTGATAATCAAGACATTCGCCGTTATACCCTGGAGTCTTTGCGCACTCAGATGAGTGTTGTCTTGCAAGATAGTTTACTCTTTGCTGCGAGTGTTTGGGATAACATTGCTTATGGGGCATCGACAGCCACCGAAGCCGATGTGATCGCGGCTGCTAAACTTGCAAATGCCCATGAGTTTATTCTGAACTTGCCCCAAGGCTATGACACGATTTTGGGCGAACGGGGTGTAACACTATCGGGTGGACAACGCCAGCGGCTCTCGATCGCACGAGCCGCCATTCGTCAGGCTCCGATTTTGATTTTAGATGAACCGACGACGGGCTTAGATAAAGCAAACGAGCAAGAAGTAATCGATGCCTTAGAACGTTTGTCAGTTGGACGCACGACCTTTTTGATTGTGCATGATTTAGAACTTG
- a CDS encoding glycosyltransferase family 4 protein, translated as MRIAYVCADPGIPVFGCKGCSIHVQEVIRALLQQGHQVELFAMRWDGEPPADFAAVPCHTLPTLPRAVSQVAVEPRQTGQRELTLLSLNLELRLALEQAEPFDAVYERYSLWSFTGMEYARSHSIPAVLEVNAPLIQEQATHRGLVHRESAEAVAQRVFRAAHVIVAVSQGVANYLKHYRETQGKVQVIPNGVNPDRFTKPQVPTQPSGDFTIGFVGTMKPWHGLPTLVEAFVQFYDEFPRTRLLIVGDGPERAALEADLLDRNIHTAVQFTGKVAPTEIPGLLASMQVAVAPYPDYPDFYFSPLKVYEYMAAGLPVVASRIGELQTLIQSDVNGLLYEPGNQVQLAQQFAELYQSPSLRLQLGQRARATVLREHTWERVAQQIVGFMQQTVSTLEVA; from the coding sequence ATGCGAATTGCCTATGTTTGTGCTGATCCAGGCATTCCCGTATTTGGGTGTAAAGGGTGTTCGATTCATGTACAAGAAGTGATTCGAGCACTACTGCAGCAAGGACATCAAGTAGAACTATTTGCAATGCGCTGGGACGGAGAACCTCCAGCAGATTTTGCTGCTGTTCCTTGCCACACCTTGCCTACATTACCGAGAGCGGTGAGTCAAGTTGCCGTAGAACCGCGCCAAACCGGACAACGCGAACTGACCTTACTCTCTCTCAATCTAGAGCTACGACTGGCATTAGAGCAAGCAGAACCGTTTGATGCCGTCTATGAGCGCTACTCGTTGTGGAGCTTTACTGGCATGGAATATGCTCGCAGTCATAGCATTCCGGCAGTATTGGAGGTCAATGCCCCTTTAATTCAAGAACAAGCGACTCATCGAGGCTTAGTCCATCGCGAAAGTGCAGAAGCAGTTGCACAACGAGTATTTCGCGCCGCTCATGTCATTGTTGCAGTTTCCCAAGGAGTTGCGAACTATCTCAAGCACTATCGGGAAACTCAGGGAAAGGTGCAGGTTATTCCGAATGGTGTGAATCCTGACCGGTTCACGAAGCCGCAAGTTCCGACTCAACCGAGCGGCGATTTTACGATCGGCTTTGTCGGCACCATGAAACCTTGGCATGGGTTGCCCACCTTAGTCGAAGCTTTTGTTCAGTTTTACGACGAGTTTCCTCGAACGCGACTTTTGATCGTGGGAGACGGCCCTGAACGTGCTGCTTTAGAAGCAGATCTCCTCGATCGCAATATCCACACAGCCGTGCAGTTCACAGGCAAGGTTGCTCCAACCGAAATTCCAGGACTGCTAGCATCAATGCAAGTTGCCGTCGCTCCTTATCCTGACTATCCTGATTTTTATTTCTCGCCGCTCAAGGTGTATGAGTATATGGCTGCCGGATTACCTGTCGTTGCCAGCCGGATTGGAGAACTCCAGACCTTGATTCAATCTGATGTCAATGGGCTGCTCTATGAGCCAGGGAATCAGGTGCAGTTAGCCCAACAGTTCGCTGAACTCTATCAATCTCCATCATTACGTCTGCAACTAGGACAACGAGCACGAGCAACTGTTCTGCGAGAGCATACTTGGGAACGAGTAGCACAGCAGATCGTCGGCTTCATGCAGCAAACGGTTTCAACGCTGGAGGTTGCTTGA